A section of the Bacteroidota bacterium genome encodes:
- a CDS encoding T9SS type A sorting domain-containing protein, protein MGLKRLNVLAALMTLLFVGGEARAQNTPFSSPALDSNCYFPQIGVPGEIDTIQTIDSGKGPGAFIHNLGPKPDGSFGNMLIGRQGPTNALNQSTNFFVTAATGPFDLHNFKARAQKFLPDIEDLRFGHFHNRSNVDILDAANLKIYWADDAGDYDSLRFTELLANIRHGDYHSGGGLGYGIVDPYFAYLTNDTVEDIVISCYSDYINEKDTAYLTLYRGGTQLASKDTAYEDTSAFLYPMKPNNHAFRICTQADFRGIGRDDLIVSDDSTNLCYYRNDRPFSLDSLAHAMGKDTIFTSWQNPSLSSHLHTAEKWFTMRALPKASTDNSVDFLPVFVTRKDSAGAIFMFRGGPDFGSHRITIDSAAFIIRHPAMLDFWRFYQFDFWPEGLIDAGDMTGTGNHVILTTANTAGAAEINMFYVTGTALDEKIDIYHSGIIGEAGADTLTADEDSLEDVMVGDPYSIPESEKGSLWVYKGTTQIPVHLNPKWADVKNIPVSLDGTGLSLSPNPITRGWSVAAIVWPEAEEAQYKVYDMLGRLVEDWPIRLLGGAEQQRIYFRGLVPGTYLFTIIGSRHTASTRFVNLSETSGSSGAAPQNFMQSLRDARDGRMAPATLSGSVQR, encoded by the coding sequence ATGGGCCTCAAGCGTTTGAACGTGCTCGCGGCTCTGATGACGCTCCTTTTTGTAGGAGGGGAAGCCCGTGCCCAAAACACGCCGTTCAGCAGTCCTGCGCTCGATAGCAATTGCTATTTCCCGCAAATCGGCGTGCCAGGCGAGATCGATACGATTCAGACCATCGATAGCGGAAAGGGTCCCGGCGCCTTCATCCACAATCTTGGACCAAAGCCCGATGGAAGCTTTGGCAACATGCTCATCGGGAGGCAAGGACCGACCAACGCTCTTAATCAATCGACGAATTTTTTTGTCACCGCTGCTACGGGGCCATTTGATTTACACAATTTCAAAGCGAGGGCGCAGAAGTTTCTGCCCGATATTGAGGATCTCCGATTCGGACATTTTCACAATCGATCAAACGTCGATATTTTGGACGCAGCCAATCTAAAGATCTATTGGGCCGATGATGCCGGGGATTACGATTCTCTGAGATTTACGGAACTTCTGGCAAACATTAGGCATGGTGATTACCACTCCGGTGGAGGACTCGGTTATGGCATTGTCGATCCTTATTTCGCGTATCTTACAAACGACACAGTCGAGGACATTGTCATCAGTTGTTATTCTGATTACATCAACGAGAAGGACACGGCTTACTTGACCTTGTACCGAGGAGGAACACAGTTAGCATCGAAGGACACGGCATATGAGGACACATCTGCCTTCCTATATCCGATGAAGCCCAATAACCACGCGTTCCGAATATGCACTCAAGCGGATTTTCGGGGTATCGGCCGAGACGATCTCATCGTCTCCGACGACTCCACAAATCTATGCTACTATCGAAACGATCGTCCCTTCTCTCTCGACAGTCTGGCTCATGCAATGGGTAAGGACACAATTTTCACGTCCTGGCAAAATCCGAGTTTGTCGTCTCATCTGCACACAGCGGAAAAATGGTTTACGATGCGAGCATTGCCCAAGGCGAGCACAGACAATTCCGTTGACTTTCTTCCGGTCTTTGTGACACGAAAAGACAGCGCCGGAGCCATATTCATGTTCCGGGGCGGACCCGATTTCGGCTCACATCGCATTACGATCGATAGCGCAGCATTCATCATTCGGCATCCAGCTATGCTGGACTTTTGGCGGTTTTACCAATTCGATTTTTGGCCCGAGGGTCTAATCGATGCCGGCGATATGACGGGCACAGGCAATCATGTAATACTCACGACGGCAAATACCGCCGGTGCGGCCGAAATCAACATGTTCTATGTCACTGGAACTGCCCTCGACGAAAAGATCGATATTTATCACTCTGGCATTATCGGTGAAGCCGGTGCGGACACGCTGACAGCGGACGAGGACTCGCTTGAGGATGTGATGGTGGGTGATCCGTACTCTATTCCTGAGAGTGAAAAAGGATCACTTTGGGTCTATAAAGGCACAACGCAAATACCTGTCCATCTAAATCCAAAGTGGGCCGATGTGAAGAATATCCCGGTATCACTCGATGGGACGGGCCTTTCGCTCTCGCCGAATCCCATCACCAGAGGCTGGTCTGTTGCAGCGATCGTGTGGCCTGAAGCCGAGGAGGCTCAATACAAAGTCTATGATATGCTCGGACGGTTGGTGGAGGACTGGCCGATTCGTTTGCTCGGCGGGGCGGAACAGCAGCGCATCTATTTCCGGGGACTTGTGCCCGGCACGTACCTCTTCACGATCATCGGTTCGCGCCACACGGCAAGCACGCGTTTCGTAAACCTATCCGAGACCAGCGGATCATCAGGTGCAGCGCCTCAGAACTTCATGCAATCGCTTCGAGATGCGAGAGATGGGCGCATGGCTCCGGCAACTCTATCTGGATCCGTACAGCGATGA
- the lpdA gene encoding dihydrolipoyl dehydrogenase gives MAFDFDVIVLGGGPGGYPAAIRSAQLGLKTACIERDRLGGICLNWGCIPTKALLKNAEIYHTMQVAPDEWGISYDNLRVDFTRVIKRSRDVSDRVVKGIEFLFRKNKVEHIKGFGVLTGKNSIEVTGADGTKKIVTAKNIVIATGARARMLPNVKPDGKQVLSSTEAMIMDHIPESMTVIGAGAIGMEFAYFYKTFGTKVSVVEMMPNLLPIEDTEVSTEIERLYKKQGYQLFTKHKVNSVKVDKKTTKVEIESADGKKQVLEAECVLVAIGVQGNTENIGLEKLGVKMTKGFIDVDEFMRTGVDSIYAVGDVAGPPWLAHVATHEGVIAAEHLAGHHPQSLDYVNIPGCTYCQPQVASVGMTERAAKEAGIEYKIGKFPFTALGKARAMGETDGFVKLIIGTKYDEILGAHIIGYEAAEMLEEIVIARAHGATGMSLTKTIHPHPTWSEAVMEAASVAEGEPIHL, from the coding sequence ATGGCTTTTGACTTTGACGTAATTGTGCTCGGCGGCGGTCCGGGCGGTTATCCGGCGGCAATTCGATCGGCGCAGCTTGGCCTCAAAACGGCGTGCATCGAGCGCGACCGTCTGGGTGGCATCTGCCTGAACTGGGGTTGCATCCCGACCAAAGCATTGCTCAAAAACGCCGAGATCTATCACACGATGCAGGTGGCGCCGGATGAGTGGGGCATCAGCTACGACAATCTCCGCGTCGATTTCACGCGGGTGATCAAGCGATCGCGCGACGTTTCCGATCGTGTTGTCAAGGGCATCGAATTTCTCTTTCGCAAGAATAAAGTCGAGCACATCAAAGGCTTCGGCGTCCTGACGGGAAAGAACTCTATCGAAGTGACCGGCGCGGATGGTACGAAAAAGATCGTGACCGCAAAGAACATTGTGATTGCGACCGGTGCTCGCGCCCGGATGCTGCCAAATGTGAAGCCCGATGGAAAGCAAGTGCTCTCCTCCACGGAGGCAATGATCATGGACCACATTCCGGAATCCATGACGGTCATTGGCGCCGGTGCGATCGGAATGGAATTCGCTTACTTCTACAAGACGTTCGGGACAAAAGTCTCGGTCGTCGAGATGATGCCAAACCTGTTGCCGATCGAGGATACGGAAGTCTCAACCGAGATCGAACGACTATACAAGAAGCAGGGCTACCAGCTCTTTACGAAGCACAAAGTCAATTCGGTCAAGGTGGATAAGAAGACGACGAAAGTCGAGATCGAATCTGCCGATGGCAAGAAGCAAGTGCTCGAGGCGGAGTGCGTACTTGTTGCTATCGGTGTGCAAGGCAACACCGAGAACATCGGACTCGAGAAGCTCGGTGTGAAGATGACGAAGGGATTCATCGATGTTGATGAGTTCATGCGAACGGGCGTCGATAGCATTTATGCGGTCGGTGATGTCGCTGGCCCGCCGTGGCTCGCGCACGTCGCGACGCACGAAGGCGTGATCGCCGCCGAGCATCTGGCGGGACATCATCCGCAGTCGCTCGATTACGTCAACATTCCGGGTTGCACCTATTGTCAACCACAAGTTGCGAGTGTCGGTATGACCGAGCGCGCGGCGAAAGAAGCCGGGATCGAATATAAGATCGGCAAATTCCCATTCACCGCGCTCGGCAAAGCCCGCGCTATGGGAGAGACCGATGGATTTGTCAAGCTTATCATCGGCACGAAGTACGATGAGATCTTAGGCGCGCACATCATTGGCTACGAAGCAGCCGAGATGCTGGAAGAGATCGTGATTGCCCGGGCCCACGGCGCCACCGGTATGTCACTTACCAAGACGATCCATCCGCATCCGACGTGGTCCGAAGCCGTGATGGAAGCGGCCAGCGTGGCCGAAGGCGAGCCGATCCATCTGTAG
- the kbl gene encoding glycine C-acetyltransferase, which translates to MYGKVKEELAAELSAIREAGLYKTEREIETPQGVEIRVKGRPGTVLNFCANNYLGLSSHPKVIEAAHRTLDSHGYGMSSVRFICGTQDLHKELEREVSRFLKTDDTILYVACFDANGGVFEPLFGENDAIISDELNHASIIDGVRLAKAKRFRYKHADMADLEQQLKDAATCRRRVIVTDGVFSMDGDIAKLKEICDLADKYDALVMVDDSHATGFVGKTGRGSIEHCGVMGRVDIITSTLGKALGGAAGGFVSGRQEIIDMLRQRSRPYLFSNTLPPPIAGAALQVLRMLEETTELRDKLEANTTYFREQMTQAGFDIKPGIHPIVPIMLYDAPLAQKFASRLQDEGIFVTGFFYPVVAKGQARIRVQISAAHERRHLDQAIEAFTKVGAELGVLKEEVAA; encoded by the coding sequence ATGTACGGAAAAGTCAAAGAAGAATTAGCAGCAGAACTCAGTGCCATTCGCGAAGCCGGTCTCTACAAGACAGAGCGCGAAATCGAAACGCCGCAAGGTGTCGAGATTCGTGTCAAAGGACGCCCTGGAACGGTCCTCAACTTTTGCGCGAACAACTATCTCGGTCTGTCATCGCATCCGAAAGTGATCGAAGCGGCACACCGCACACTTGATTCGCATGGCTACGGGATGTCGAGCGTCCGCTTTATCTGCGGCACGCAAGATTTGCACAAGGAGCTGGAGCGCGAAGTATCGCGCTTCCTCAAGACCGACGACACCATCCTCTATGTCGCATGCTTCGATGCAAACGGTGGCGTTTTCGAGCCGCTCTTTGGCGAGAACGACGCGATCATTTCCGATGAGTTGAATCACGCGTCAATCATCGATGGCGTTCGCCTGGCGAAGGCGAAGCGTTTCCGCTATAAGCACGCCGACATGGCCGATCTCGAGCAGCAGCTTAAGGATGCCGCCACCTGTCGCCGCCGTGTCATTGTGACCGATGGTGTCTTTTCCATGGACGGCGATATCGCGAAGCTCAAGGAGATATGCGACCTCGCGGATAAGTATGATGCGCTCGTGATGGTAGACGATTCGCACGCCACCGGATTCGTCGGCAAGACGGGTCGCGGATCGATCGAACACTGCGGTGTGATGGGACGCGTCGATATTATCACATCGACACTCGGCAAGGCGCTCGGCGGAGCGGCTGGCGGATTTGTCTCGGGACGTCAGGAGATCATCGATATGCTGCGCCAACGTTCGCGGCCGTATCTGTTTTCGAACACATTGCCACCACCAATCGCCGGTGCCGCGCTGCAAGTGCTGCGAATGCTCGAAGAGACGACCGAGTTGCGCGACAAGCTTGAGGCCAACACGACTTACTTCCGCGAGCAGATGACCCAAGCGGGCTTCGACATCAAACCGGGCATTCATCCCATCGTGCCGATCATGCTGTACGATGCGCCACTTGCGCAGAAATTTGCATCGCGATTGCAGGACGAAGGCATTTTCGTGACCGGGTTCTTCTATCCCGTCGTGGCGAAGGGACAGGCGCGCATCCGGGTACAAATCTCAGCGGCCCACGAGCGGCGGCATCTCGATCAGGCAATCGAGGCATTTACGAAAGTGGGGGCAGAACTTGGTGTGCTAAAGGAGGAGGTAGCGGCATAG
- a CDS encoding peptidylprolyl isomerase yields MRLSIQSLIRLLSVAVAILTFVESSGAQQLFTGKPQYQIEVRRADTVMGRIIVELFPAIAPNSVRNWDSLVGIHFYDSTAFHRVIPGFMIQGGDPNSRSGDPSTWGYGDPSQQTVDSEFSAISHRRGILSAARASDPNSATSQFFICVASAAYLDRHYSVYGHVIQGMSVADSIVMAPRDGSDRPYDKISMFITRIGSNDSLEPAPALASPTNGFANGIASKVTMRWHLVHDAMMYELQMATDTGFNHIVIDSTFNQIDTIELFSKLKTGTTYYWHVLANNGGHASAYSPTWTFNEQSLGVAEPAATELDLSEPLPNPTQGGTLLRFNLKQEAVVRFSIQDMLGRTVMTLLDARMMASGDQEVTIPTTTLIPGVYLCRFECMGNVISKKLVVE; encoded by the coding sequence ATGCGATTGTCCATCCAGTCCCTTATACGCCTTCTATCTGTGGCCGTTGCGATTCTGACTTTTGTCGAAAGCTCGGGCGCGCAACAGCTGTTTACTGGTAAACCGCAATATCAGATTGAAGTCCGCCGTGCCGATACGGTGATGGGCCGGATCATTGTCGAGTTATTTCCTGCTATCGCGCCGAACAGCGTCCGCAATTGGGATAGCCTCGTCGGGATTCACTTTTACGATTCCACCGCGTTTCATCGCGTCATCCCAGGATTTATGATCCAGGGTGGTGATCCGAATTCGCGGAGCGGCGATCCATCGACGTGGGGGTACGGCGACCCGTCACAGCAGACCGTGGATTCAGAGTTTAGCGCCATCTCGCATCGCCGCGGCATCCTCTCCGCGGCTCGGGCGAGCGACCCCAACAGCGCGACCTCGCAGTTCTTCATTTGCGTCGCGAGCGCAGCATATCTCGATCGACATTATTCTGTCTATGGACATGTCATTCAAGGCATGAGTGTTGCCGACTCCATTGTGATGGCCCCACGTGACGGAAGCGATCGGCCTTACGATAAGATCTCGATGTTCATCACGCGCATTGGCTCGAACGATAGCCTTGAGCCTGCCCCCGCACTGGCATCGCCAACCAATGGGTTCGCGAATGGGATAGCCTCCAAGGTCACCATGCGCTGGCATCTGGTCCATGATGCGATGATGTACGAACTTCAAATGGCAACGGACACCGGGTTCAATCATATCGTGATTGACAGCACATTCAACCAGATCGATACGATTGAATTGTTTAGCAAGTTGAAAACCGGGACGACGTACTACTGGCACGTGCTTGCAAATAACGGTGGCCATGCGAGCGCGTATTCTCCAACGTGGACATTCAACGAGCAGTCACTCGGCGTGGCGGAGCCAGCCGCGACCGAACTCGATCTAAGCGAGCCGCTTCCTAATCCAACGCAGGGCGGCACATTGCTTCGCTTCAATCTCAAGCAAGAGGCGGTCGTTCGTTTCTCGATTCAAGATATGCTTGGCCGCACGGTCATGACTCTGCTTGACGCAAGAATGATGGCAAGCGGTGACCAAGAAGTTACAATACCCACAACCACGCTCATCCCCGGCGTTTACCTCTGCCGGTTCGAATGCATGGGCAATGTAATCTCGAAGAAACTAGTAGTGGAGTAG
- a CDS encoding fatty acid desaturase, translated as MDLSFISHTWWGAALFVVLCGHITIMCTSLYLHRSITHSGVTFNPVISMAMRLWLWFFTGMSTKHWVAVHRKHHVFTDTEGDPHSPVLNGWSQIMFFGVKYYRAAYSDPASMAQYTEGCPEDWMERHVFEPHKYTGPVLLLIINVLLFGFIAGPLLWLGQVLWVPFWAAGVVNGLGHTIGYRNYKVKDASRNIIPLGLLLSGEELHNNHHKFPSSAKFSKRWFEFDMGWNYIQTLRVFGLARVNVVQTGLADFKERARQAALHAREAAGHARETAIERVHTATQAAKDMAQAASAVPQPEG; from the coding sequence ATGGACCTATCCTTCATTAGCCACACGTGGTGGGGCGCCGCACTGTTCGTTGTGCTTTGTGGACACATCACGATCATGTGTACTTCGCTGTATTTGCACCGTTCCATCACCCACTCAGGCGTGACATTTAATCCGGTCATCAGCATGGCGATGCGCCTGTGGCTCTGGTTCTTTACCGGCATGAGCACCAAGCACTGGGTTGCCGTGCATCGCAAGCACCATGTCTTTACCGATACCGAGGGCGATCCGCATTCACCCGTTCTGAATGGCTGGTCTCAGATCATGTTCTTTGGCGTGAAGTATTATCGCGCCGCCTATAGCGATCCAGCCTCGATGGCGCAATACACCGAAGGCTGCCCGGAGGACTGGATGGAGCGTCACGTTTTCGAGCCTCACAAATACACCGGGCCGGTGCTGCTACTGATTATCAACGTCCTGCTGTTCGGCTTCATTGCCGGACCGCTCCTCTGGCTCGGACAAGTGCTCTGGGTACCGTTCTGGGCGGCGGGTGTTGTCAATGGACTCGGCCACACGATCGGCTATCGCAATTACAAAGTCAAAGACGCCAGCCGCAATATCATCCCGCTGGGGCTCTTGCTCTCGGGCGAAGAGCTTCACAACAACCACCACAAATTCCCATCGAGCGCAAAGTTCTCGAAGCGTTGGTTCGAGTTCGATATGGGCTGGAATTATATTCAGACCTTGCGCGTGTTCGGACTCGCGCGCGTGAACGTCGTGCAGACTGGTCTGGCCGACTTCAAAGAACGCGCCCGGCAAGCTGCGCTCCATGCCCGTGAAGCAGCCGGACATGCTCGCGAAACGGCGATCGAACGCGTACATACTGCTACCCAGGCAGCAAAAGACATGGCGCAAGCGGCATCCGCCGTGCCGCAGCCGGAAGGCTAA
- a CDS encoding tetratricopeptide repeat protein, whose amino-acid sequence MRNAYKIFLFGILAASTLSLSACRPSRSSRGTAQRSRPAAPAASEQSAPSAKQVLNHADSALARVSQLANDDREAPREMPPPAEGFAAPRPPMSVAPRLPQPDATEYGLYEAALGAYNGARYDEALALFSRIVTTGRPPELVPNAYYWMGESLYAMGRYAESMPYFRYVVRVGPQYKREMSLYKLSRANLHLGNRQGANTWYERLRAEYPRSSHISTLRRLGAR is encoded by the coding sequence ATGCGCAACGCGTACAAGATTTTCCTCTTTGGCATTCTCGCCGCGAGCACCCTCTCGCTTAGTGCGTGCCGTCCATCACGAAGTTCGAGAGGCACCGCACAACGCAGTCGGCCGGCCGCTCCCGCTGCCAGCGAGCAATCCGCGCCGAGCGCGAAGCAAGTGTTGAATCATGCCGATAGTGCTTTGGCGCGAGTGAGCCAACTTGCCAATGACGACCGCGAGGCGCCGCGCGAAATGCCGCCGCCAGCGGAAGGATTCGCTGCGCCGCGACCACCGATGTCGGTTGCGCCACGGCTTCCGCAGCCGGACGCGACGGAATACGGACTTTACGAGGCAGCACTCGGAGCATACAACGGTGCTCGATACGATGAAGCGCTGGCGCTGTTCTCGCGCATCGTTACGACGGGCCGTCCGCCGGAGCTGGTGCCGAATGCATATTACTGGATGGGTGAATCGCTCTATGCCATGGGCCGCTATGCCGAGTCGATGCCATATTTCCGGTATGTGGTGCGCGTTGGACCCCAATACAAGCGGGAGATGTCGCTCTACAAACTTTCACGTGCCAATCTGCATCTTGGGAATCGCCAGGGAGCGAACACCTGGTACGAGCGGCTTCGGGCGGAATATCCACGGAGCTCACACATATCTACTCTGCGCAGGTTGGGAGCCAGGTAG
- a CDS encoding T9SS type A sorting domain-containing protein has translation MKHILLLLIAVWVVASGPPVLLAQNTPFSSPALDSNCYFPQIGIPGQIDTLYGTVKNQYLGSGIKNLGPKPDGSYGNLFIENLDANDHYTTSSTIFQIQSGSSFNLHQLKTTRQRLSDNTQLGSGYILAHFRDRSHLDMFVNYNWRIYWADDQGNYDSTRFSQVSTNIRGDGMWDPHVFDWNPQAYIAHLTSDSVDDIVLGLSSQWTDYMKDTVFLALYSGGSDRALHDTLFEDTSIAICSVFALKPYNRRITKGDFRGVGREDLLFSDDSMNWHYFKNDPPFTLEKFAHAMLYDTLLAKWQNPHLQYPTEPEALGSYLTMRALPKPAWDKSVDLLPVFHTTDDLNLGIFFFRGGPDFGSHRLTLDSAAYVIRHPKNLDPFTFGSDYYWPETLTDAGDMTGTGNRVLDVTARNASGDYGWENFYVLGRGLDERIDLFDQVQYGFGYGDSLTVNGDSLEDYVTDLSWPNAPNDPMAPGGLKLYYGTKDIPVHLNSKFADVQRAENRASESLVLAPNPVTRGWSVAMIVWPEAEEAEYKVYDMLGRLVDASPIRLLGGAEEQRIYLRGLVPGTYLFTIIGSRHTASRRFVNLSETSGSSGAPTQNFMQSLRDARDGRMAPASVSPSVVR, from the coding sequence ATGAAACACATTCTACTCTTGCTTATAGCAGTGTGGGTCGTTGCTTCTGGCCCGCCAGTGCTGCTTGCCCAAAACACTCCGTTCAGCAGCCCGGCGCTCGATTCTAATTGTTACTTCCCACAGATAGGAATTCCCGGGCAGATCGATACGCTCTACGGCACGGTAAAGAATCAGTACCTCGGATCGGGGATCAAGAACCTTGGTCCGAAGCCGGACGGCTCGTACGGCAATCTCTTTATCGAAAATCTCGATGCCAACGATCACTATACGACGAGCAGCACAATTTTTCAAATCCAGAGCGGGTCGAGCTTCAATCTGCACCAATTGAAGACAACGCGCCAGCGACTGTCCGATAACACTCAACTTGGCTCGGGATACATCCTCGCCCATTTTCGTGACCGCAGTCATCTTGATATGTTCGTCAACTACAATTGGCGCATCTATTGGGCCGACGATCAGGGCAACTACGACTCGACTCGATTCTCACAAGTCTCGACAAACATCAGGGGCGATGGGATGTGGGACCCGCATGTGTTTGATTGGAATCCGCAGGCATACATTGCCCACCTGACCAGCGATAGTGTCGATGATATTGTACTCGGGCTATCCTCTCAGTGGACAGATTACATGAAAGACACTGTGTTTCTTGCACTGTATAGCGGTGGTTCCGACCGAGCGCTTCACGACACACTGTTTGAGGACACCTCCATAGCAATCTGCTCTGTCTTCGCCCTCAAGCCCTACAATCGCCGGATTACGAAAGGCGATTTTCGAGGGGTGGGCCGCGAGGATCTTCTCTTTAGTGACGATTCGATGAATTGGCATTACTTCAAAAACGATCCCCCATTCACGCTCGAGAAATTTGCACATGCGATGCTCTACGACACCCTGCTTGCAAAATGGCAGAATCCGCATCTCCAATATCCCACAGAACCTGAAGCCCTCGGCAGCTACCTTACGATGCGAGCACTTCCGAAGCCAGCATGGGATAAATCCGTGGACCTCCTTCCCGTCTTCCATACAACAGACGACCTGAATTTGGGCATTTTCTTTTTCCGCGGTGGTCCCGATTTCGGCTCGCACCGGCTGACGCTCGACAGCGCTGCTTATGTCATTCGGCATCCAAAGAACCTCGATCCCTTCACGTTCGGCAGTGACTATTATTGGCCAGAGACTCTAACCGATGCCGGGGATATGACAGGGACTGGCAATCGCGTTCTGGATGTCACCGCCCGCAATGCCTCAGGTGACTACGGATGGGAAAACTTCTATGTGTTAGGCAGGGGACTTGACGAACGGATCGATTTATTCGACCAGGTCCAGTATGGATTCGGATACGGGGATTCGCTTACTGTGAACGGAGACAGCCTAGAGGATTATGTGACGGACTTGTCATGGCCGAACGCCCCGAACGATCCCATGGCACCTGGAGGTCTCAAACTTTACTACGGCACAAAAGATATTCCGGTTCACCTGAATTCGAAGTTCGCCGACGTTCAGAGGGCTGAAAATCGCGCTTCCGAGTCACTTGTTCTTGCACCAAATCCCGTTACCAGAGGCTGGTCAGTTGCGATGATCGTGTGGCCCGAGGCCGAGGAGGCGGAATACAAAGTTTATGATATGCTCGGGCGGTTGGTGGATGCGAGTCCAATCCGATTGCTCGGCGGGGCGGAAGAACAGCGCATCTATCTCCGGGGACTTGTGCCCGGCACTTACCTCTTCACGATCATCGGCTCGCGCCATACAGCAAGCAGGCGTTTCGTGAATCTATCCGAGACAAGCGGATCATCCGGCGCGCCCACTCAGAACTTCATGCAATCGCTTCGAGATGCGAGAGATGGGCGCATGGCTCCGGCCAGTGTTTCGCCATCGGTCGTCCGATGA
- a CDS encoding helix-turn-helix transcriptional regulator: MKKPLQKQVAERISDVLHEKGLRQQDLADQTGMTKSYVSQIMHGTVNLTLETIELIESALKAPIVVCPK, from the coding sequence ATGAAGAAACCACTCCAAAAACAGGTAGCAGAGCGCATTTCGGATGTACTCCACGAAAAGGGACTCCGGCAACAGGACTTGGCCGATCAAACGGGCATGACGAAGTCCTATGTGAGTCAAATCATGCACGGGACGGTGAACCTCACGCTCGAAACGATTGAACTGATTGAGAGTGCGCTAAAGGCTCCGATAGTGGTATGCCCGAAGTAG
- a CDS encoding IS1595 family transposase, whose product MTTNMKNPTSLLEAIRYYSNETVCVEFLSSLKWDGGEKCCPKCGSVAVYGLRTRPVFKCRDCKKQFSIKVGTIMQDSPLPITKWVPAIWMVVNCKNGISSCEMARALGITQKSAWHMNHRIRQAIANDSVAKLSGVVEADETFIGGKDINRHANKKRRMNPYMPSDKTIVMGMVERQGKVVSKVVNNTTAHSLKSEIRKHVERDSVLYTDNFPSYDGMGHEYYRDVVNHANGEYVKGDVHTNTVENYWSLVKRMLKGTYIHVEPFHLDRYLDEQGFRFNTRKGNDSERFTQAASQIFGTTLTYAELIGANQQ is encoded by the coding sequence ATGACAACGAACATGAAGAACCCGACAAGCCTGTTAGAGGCCATCCGTTACTACTCAAACGAGACGGTATGCGTTGAATTTCTCTCCTCCCTGAAATGGGACGGTGGCGAGAAGTGCTGCCCGAAGTGCGGTTCTGTTGCCGTGTACGGACTCCGCACCCGCCCGGTGTTCAAGTGCCGCGATTGCAAAAAGCAGTTCAGCATTAAGGTTGGTACAATCATGCAGGACTCTCCGCTTCCGATCACGAAATGGGTTCCGGCGATTTGGATGGTTGTGAATTGCAAGAACGGCATTAGCTCTTGCGAGATGGCACGCGCACTCGGAATCACTCAGAAGAGTGCATGGCACATGAACCACAGGATTCGTCAGGCGATTGCAAATGACTCCGTAGCGAAGCTCTCCGGCGTCGTGGAGGCAGATGAGACGTTCATCGGCGGTAAGGACATCAACCGGCACGCGAACAAAAAGCGTCGTATGAATCCCTACATGCCGTCTGATAAGACAATCGTAATGGGTATGGTTGAGCGTCAGGGTAAGGTAGTTTCGAAGGTCGTTAATAACACAACGGCGCATAGCCTGAAATCTGAGATTCGCAAGCACGTTGAGAGGGATTCAGTTCTCTACACTGACAACTTCCCTTCATATGACGGCATGGGCCATGAGTATTATCGCGACGTTGTGAACCATGCGAACGGCGAATATGTCAAGGGTGACGTTCACACGAACACCGTTGAGAACTACTGGTCACTCGTAAAGCGCATGTTAAAAGGCACCTACATTCACGTTGAGCCGTTCCACTTAGATCGGTACCTGGATGAACAGGGATTCCGATTCAACACACGAAAGGGCAATGACTCCGAGAGATTCACACAGGCTGCGTCTCAGATTTTTGGGACTACTCTGACCTATGCTGAATTGATCGGAGCGAATCAACAATGA